A window of Panicum virgatum strain AP13 chromosome 8K, P.virgatum_v5, whole genome shotgun sequence contains these coding sequences:
- the LOC120646217 gene encoding GTP-binding protein SAR1A-like, protein MSFLVDWLFDVLASLGLWQKEAKILFLGLDNSGKTTLLHMLKEERLTQHAPTQHPTSEELRIGRINFRASDLGGHRIACRVWRDYYASVDAVVYMVDTADGARLAESRAELGALLSDDALAGVPFLVLGNKIDVPQAAPENVLAYYLGLAGCTTGKGAVDLADTGVRPLEVFMCSVVRKMGYGEGFRWMSQYMK, encoded by the exons atgtcATTCCTGGTGGACTGGCTCTTCGATGTGCTGGCATCCCTGGGGCTCTGGCAGAAGGAGGCCAAGATCCTCTTCCTCGGCCTCGACAACTCCGGCAAGACCACCCTGCTCCACATGCTCAAGGAAGAG AGGCTGACCCAGCACGCACCGACGCAGCACCCGACGTCGGAGGAGCTGAGGATCGGGCGGATCAACTTTCGGGCCTCCGACCTCGGCGGCCACCGGATCGCGTGCCGCGTCTGGAGGGACTACTACGCCAGCGTCGACGCGGTGGTGTACATGGTGGACACCGCCGACGGCGCCCGCCTCGCCGAGTCCAGGGCGGAGCTGGGCGCGCTCCTGTCGGACGACGCGCTGGCCGGCGTGCCGTTCCTCGTGCTCGGGAACAAGATCGACGTCCCGCAAGCGGCGCCCGAGAACGTGCTCGCATACTACCTTGGGCTCGCCGGATGCACCACCGGCAAGGGCGCCGTCGACCTCGCCGACACCGGCGTGCGGCCCCTCGAGGTCTTCATGTGCAGCGTCGTGCGCAAGATGGGCTACGGCGAGGGGTTCAGGTGGATGTCGCAGTACATGAAGTAG